CCAGTCCGCCTGCATGCGTCCGACCGGGTTCCGTCCGCCATCGAGCGACATGTCCCGGCCGTCGACCTGGATCTCGAGCGGGAGGAAGTCGCGCCACACGCGGATGTGGTTGAACCCGCTGATCCCGGCCTCGATCGCCTGCCGCCAACTCGTGCGGACGCCGATGTGTCCCGTGACCGGCAGCCCCTGGACGCGCGCCTCGGCCACGACCGCGGCCAGCACATCCGGGTCGAGCAGGAAGTACGCCTTGAGCAGGTCGACGCCCTGTTCCTTGAGCGCGCGGACCAGCGCGGGGGCGGCTGCGGGATCGTCGATGCTCACGTCGACCAGCGGGTGGTAGCCTGCGGGGCCATCGATCAGCGGGCCTGCGGTGTACACGTCCGGGCCGGCCAGCACGCCCAGCCGCACCGCGTCCTTGAAGTCCATCGCGTCCTGGATCGCCGAGCCGGGGTCGCGGATGGCGGTGATTCCGGCGGCCAGCAGGTCGGCGCCGGCGAGGGGCTGCCAGTAGTGGTAGTGGTTGTCCATCAGGCCCGGGAGCAGCATGCGGCCACCCCCCTCGATGACCGGCGTGCCGGGCCCCACATCCGGGAACGCGGCGTCTTCACCGGTTCGTACTTCGGCGACCCTTCCGTCCCGGACGAGGACCGCCGCCGCGGGAACCGCCTCGTCGCCCGTGCCGTCGAACAGGCGGACGTTCGTGATCAGCAGATCGTCGGCGGGATCCCCGGCAACCTCGAACCGGGCCTCGAAGGGGATCGGAGTGAGGTCGCCGCTCTCCAGGTCCAGCCGCTGCATCCGCCGCCCCCCGAGGACGAGCAGCCACTCGCCGGAAGGGTGGAATGCGAGTTGCTTCTGATCGAACGGGCTCGCGAACAGCTGCTGTTCGCCGGGGAACGACACGACGATGTGGTCGTAACCGTTGTGCGTCATGACGTGCGCGCGCCGCGTTCCGTCCGCGCTCCACGCGACGGCCATCTCCCGCTCCGGCGTGTCCGTGACCTGTTCGAGCGACATCTCCTCCAGGTCGAGTTCGTACACGTCCGTGCCGTCGAAGCGCCCCGTC
Above is a genomic segment from Candidatus Palauibacter polyketidifaciens containing:
- a CDS encoding amidohydrolase family protein; amino-acid sequence: TGRFDGTDVYELDLEEMSLEQVTDTPEREMAVAWSADGTRRAHVMTHNGYDHIVVSFPGEQQLFASPFDQKQLAFHPSGEWLLVLGGRRMQRLDLESGDLTPIPFEARFEVAGDPADDLLITNVRLFDGTGDEAVPAAAVLVRDGRVAEVRTGEDAAFPDVGPGTPVIEGGGRMLLPGLMDNHYHYWQPLAGADLLAAGITAIRDPGSAIQDAMDFKDAVRLGVLAGPDVYTAGPLIDGPAGYHPLVDVSIDDPAAAPALVRALKEQGVDLLKAYFLLDPDVLAAVVAEARVQGLPVTGHIGVRTSWRQAIEAGISGFNHIRVWRDFLPLEIQVDGRDMSLDGGRNPVGRMQADWREIDPASPEVTSLLELMAETETGLDPTLYIQEIEDSDRARFSLPEFHTARQAYERMGEFVRRAVEAGVPLLAGTDNVGLFNELEAYAQAGVPNAAILRAATANGARWLGKEDDFGTVEPGRRAHLILVDGDPLADIADLRNIDLVVKDGVIVFGGPPAEPLVP